In a single window of the Gemmatimonadota bacterium genome:
- a CDS encoding SprT-like domain-containing protein: protein MTLTRNRTVLVSHHARFGLRLHAGYAWAPDDVLAAIVLFLKPRVPRAERIVARRKFLGFPVDRHVPSRSRPRRTRPIPAQHETMVNRLLRLHQILNARHFSGLLATLPITISDRMRSRLGEFRADHDGRALEITLSGRHVRRDGWPAASETLLHEMVHQWQCETGLPLDHGAAFRAKAREVGISPNARAEAGFPTTYDHSGSIE, encoded by the coding sequence GTGACACTCACGCGCAACCGGACGGTGCTCGTCTCGCATCACGCACGCTTCGGGCTCCGGCTGCACGCTGGTTATGCCTGGGCGCCGGACGATGTCCTCGCCGCGATCGTCCTCTTTCTCAAGCCGCGGGTGCCGCGCGCCGAGCGGATTGTGGCGCGACGGAAGTTCCTCGGGTTTCCGGTCGACCGGCACGTTCCCTCGCGCAGCCGGCCGCGGCGCACGCGTCCAATACCGGCGCAGCACGAGACGATGGTGAACCGACTGTTGCGGCTGCACCAGATTCTCAACGCGCGCCACTTCAGTGGATTGCTCGCGACCCTGCCGATCACCATCTCCGATCGGATGCGCTCGCGACTCGGTGAATTCCGGGCGGATCACGATGGGCGTGCCCTCGAGATCACGCTTTCGGGCCGGCATGTCCGTCGCGATGGCTGGCCGGCGGCCTCCGAGACCCTGCTGCACGAGATGGTGCATCAGTGGCAATGCGAAACCGGGCTCCCCCTCGACCACGGCGCCGCGTTCCGTGCCAAGGCGCGCGAGGTCGGCATTTCCCCCAACGCGCGCGCCGAAGCAGGATTCCCCACGACGTACGACCACTCGGGAAGCATCGAATGA
- a CDS encoding metallophosphoesterase, with the protein MSRVSILQCSDLHFGHDCDLHQVAGIEALASDLAPTAVAIAGDLTQRARHGEFQRALVFVQAMRRLAPTLVVPGNHDVQWWATPFDVIGAGAKYEKYRKYFGDELTPTLVVDGAVLSGVLTSYGVVAGSMTYNLNDMAVKGHLPARETERAGMRFAEESPDLLRVMVMHQNLLRGRISGRMGLARWRQAWRNVMATGVDLVLCGHDHEEAAGTLPNGAVVATSGTHTPRTRGGRGSACNLIIADEHSIVVRHYLWDANDRAFHAGNETSFPRPRVAETISTRG; encoded by the coding sequence GTGAGTCGAGTCTCGATTCTTCAATGTTCTGACCTGCACTTCGGTCACGACTGCGACCTGCACCAGGTCGCGGGCATCGAGGCGCTGGCGAGCGATCTCGCTCCCACGGCCGTCGCGATCGCGGGCGACCTGACGCAGCGCGCGCGACACGGCGAATTCCAGCGGGCGCTGGTCTTCGTGCAGGCGATGCGACGCCTCGCGCCCACGCTGGTGGTGCCCGGGAACCATGATGTGCAATGGTGGGCGACGCCATTCGATGTCATCGGTGCGGGTGCGAAGTACGAGAAGTACCGCAAGTATTTTGGCGATGAACTCACGCCGACGCTGGTGGTCGACGGTGCGGTGCTGAGCGGTGTGCTCACGAGTTACGGCGTGGTGGCCGGGTCAATGACGTACAACCTGAACGACATGGCCGTGAAAGGTCATCTGCCGGCGCGCGAAACCGAGCGTGCCGGGATGCGCTTCGCCGAGGAGAGTCCCGATCTGCTGCGGGTGATGGTGATGCACCAGAACCTGTTGCGCGGCCGCATTTCGGGCCGGATGGGTCTGGCGCGCTGGCGCCAGGCGTGGCGCAACGTGATGGCGACGGGCGTCGACCTGGTGCTCTGCGGGCACGATCACGAAGAGGCGGCCGGTACGCTCCCGAACGGCGCCGTGGTCGCAACCTCCGGCACGCACACGCCGCGTACCCGCGGTGGGCGAGGGTCGGCATGCAACCTCATCATCGCCGACGAGCATTCGATCGTGGTGCGCCACTACCTGTGGGACGCCAACGACCGCGCCTTTCACGCCGGGAACGAAACTTCTTTCCCGCGCCCACGCGTTGCGGAGACGATCAGCACCCGCGGCTAG